CGACTCGCTCACCCCGCACCGGATCGCGGCCGTCGACCGCTGCGGCGCGGAGCTGCTCTTCGTCCACTCCCTGTTGCAGAGCCCCGCCGCCGAACTCTGCCTCGGCAGCGGATTGCACCCGCGCTGACCGGCCGTTCCCGCCGGCTCCACCCTTCACTCCACCGGCCGCGAGGCCGACAGAGAGGACCGTCATGTCCGATTCCGAGCACTATGACCCGCTGGGCCCCGGACGCCGCGCGAACGAGGACCCGCAGGAGAAGCGGATGCCGCGCGGCGTCATCATCCGGCTCTTCGCCTATCTGGTGGCGGGCCACATCGTCGCTGGCTTCCTCTACCTGCTCTTCGTGGTGGCCGGGAGCAAGTGACGCGCCGTCCCGGGGCGAACTGTCACCGGAGGGGTCAGCCCGCGTCGAGCAGCCGCTCGCGCAGCCGCTCCCGGGTCTCGGGGGAGATCTTCAGCCCCTCGGACAGATAGCGGTCCGTCGTTCCCCAGTTCTCCTCGATGGCCGCGAAGGCCGCCGCGAGGTAGGCGGGCCGCGCCCCGAACAGCGGGTCCAGCAGCTCCAGCACCTCGGGCGACATGCCGGCTCCGGACGGATCGGAGCGCTTCACCTTGTACCGGCGGTGGAGATCGTTGGACTTGAGGTAGTCCTCCTCGATCGCCTCTCGTACGACGCCGACCGCGAGCAGGGCGACCGCGATCGAGAGGCCGGCCCGGTCCTTGCCCGCCGCGCAGTGCATCAGCGCCGGGACGCTGTCCTCGGCCAGGGCGTGCAGGACCCGGCTGTGCTCGGCGGTGCGGTCCTCGATCGTCGCGCGGTACATCCGGATCATGCGGTCGACGCCCTTGCCGCCCGCTAGGACCGAACGCAGCTGCTCGATGTTGCCGCTGCCCACCAGCCGCCAGAACTCCGCGCCGTCGGCCGGGTCCGAGAGCGGAATGCTGACATTGCGGACACCGGCCAGCTCGATGTCGTAACCGTCGAGCCGGTGGTCGGCGGAGTGGCGGAAGTCGAAGATCGTGTGCAGTCCCAGCCCGTCGAGGAAGGCCGCGTCCTCGGCGGTGGCGTGCGCCAGATGGCCACTGCGGTAGAGCCGGCCGAAGGCGGTGCGCCGCCCGTCCGTCGTGGGGAGCCCGCCCACATCGCGGAAGTTGCGGACTCCGGTCAGCACGGTCTCTGTCGGCGGGACCTGCGGCACCTGCTGGGTCACGGGGGCTCCTGGGATCTCGGGCGTCGGCGCGGCTCTCCGGCGAGGGCGCTCCCGTGACGATACGACATCGATTCGACGGAAAATCATCACGGCCGCCTCCCCGGCGACGGGTGCCGGGGAGGGTGGGCTGACCCGGTGTCAGGAGCGCCGCTCGCGACATGTCCGTATTGGTGCATTTCGCAGAACATGCCCCGCTAATGGGGGAGATGGGATTTCGGAGGTGAGCGGGATCATATCCGTGACGGTCCGTGGTGAGCGCACCGTCGAGCTTTCCCGTTGCCCGTACGGAAATCCAAGATCCGTGATCCACGGAGTGTGACGGGAAATCCGGAGCGATATCGAATCGATGATTCCGCCGCGCAACCGATGGCTTGTTCCGCCCGTCCCGACCGGTTTACGGTCACCGTCAATCCGGACGGATCGCCTAATCCTGCCGCCGCCCGGAATTCGCACCCACCCACTCACGTGTGGCAGGAGCGGGGGAACCAGGTAAGCCGCCGATCCGGAGATCCGGACCGGCTAGGGGTGAAGTCGCCGCAACGCGACCGGGCATCTCCAGCCCGAACCCGACAGCTCACCTCGCAGGCGCCGGAGAGGAACTTCCCCATGCCCGAAAAGGGTAAGCACCGTCGTCCGAAGTCCGGCCCGATCTCCCGCGGCTTCCTCGCCGCAGGGACCGGCGGCGCCGCACTCGCCCTCCCGCTCATCGGCGCCACCGGCGCGAACGCCGCGGGCCAGGCCGCCCCGGCCGCCAAGCCGGCCGTCGCCTCGGTCGCAGCCGCGCACACCGCTCCGGCCGCGTCGAAGGCCGCCCCGAAGACGTACGCCGTGGTCGCCGGCGACTACCTGTCGAAGATCGCCGCCGAACACCAGCTCAAGGGCGGGTGGGAGAAGCTCTACCAGGACAACCGCTCCACCGTCGGCGACAACCCCAGCCTGATCCACCCGGGCATGAAGCTGACCCTCGGCGCCAAGGGCTCCGCCCCGGCCGAGAAGTCCGCCGCCCCCAAGGCCGCCCCGAAGAAGGCCGAACCGGCACCGAAGGCCGCGCCGAAGGAAGCCCCCAAGGGCGACACCATCTCCGCCGACGACTCCGAGAGCTCCGGCGCCTCCGCGCAGACCGGCTCCTCCGAGGCCGCCGGCTCCGGCTGGTCCGCCCCGCTGGCCAACGCCAACGTCACCACCCAGTACCGCGCTTCCGGCGCCAGTTGGTCCAGCGGTTACCACACCGGTTCGGACTTCCAGGCCGCCTCCGGCACCCCCGTCCTCGCCATCGGTCCGGGTACCGTCGTCTCGGCCGGCAACAGCGGCTCGTACGGCAACGAGGTCGTCATCAAGCACGAGGACGGCATGTACTCCCAGTACGCCCACCAGTCCTCGCTGAACGTCTCGGTCGGCCAGAGCGTCACCGGCGGCCAGCAGATCGGCCTCTCCGGCTCCACCGGCAACTCCACCGGCCCGCACCTGCACTTCGAGGTCCGCACCGGCCCGAGCTACGGTTCGGACGTCGACCCGATCGCCTACCTGCGTCAGCACGGCGTCTCCGTCTGACCGATCGGCGACGAGAAGTGTCCGAGAGGCGGTGCGCGGCGGCGCACCGCCCCTCGCTTTATTCCGGGTTTACCGAAAACTGACCGGGTGGTCTATCTCACCACCCGTCAACCCCGTATTACGGTCGCGTAGGTCACATCGGACGATGCAGGATAAGTCCTTGTGGCAGACGATTCGAGAAACAACCAGCAGCACACCATCGG
This sequence is a window from Streptomyces parvus. Protein-coding genes within it:
- a CDS encoding M23 family metallopeptidase, which encodes MPEKGKHRRPKSGPISRGFLAAGTGGAALALPLIGATGANAAGQAAPAAKPAVASVAAAHTAPAASKAAPKTYAVVAGDYLSKIAAEHQLKGGWEKLYQDNRSTVGDNPSLIHPGMKLTLGAKGSAPAEKSAAPKAAPKKAEPAPKAAPKEAPKGDTISADDSESSGASAQTGSSEAAGSGWSAPLANANVTTQYRASGASWSSGYHTGSDFQAASGTPVLAIGPGTVVSAGNSGSYGNEVVIKHEDGMYSQYAHQSSLNVSVGQSVTGGQQIGLSGSTGNSTGPHLHFEVRTGPSYGSDVDPIAYLRQHGVSV
- a CDS encoding tyrosine-protein phosphatase, encoding MTQQVPQVPPTETVLTGVRNFRDVGGLPTTDGRRTAFGRLYRSGHLAHATAEDAAFLDGLGLHTIFDFRHSADHRLDGYDIELAGVRNVSIPLSDPADGAEFWRLVGSGNIEQLRSVLAGGKGVDRMIRMYRATIEDRTAEHSRVLHALAEDSVPALMHCAAGKDRAGLSIAVALLAVGVVREAIEEDYLKSNDLHRRYKVKRSDPSGAGMSPEVLELLDPLFGARPAYLAAAFAAIEENWGTTDRYLSEGLKISPETRERLRERLLDAG
- a CDS encoding DUF6126 family protein, with protein sequence MSDSEHYDPLGPGRRANEDPQEKRMPRGVIIRLFAYLVAGHIVAGFLYLLFVVAGSK